From Variovorax sp. PMC12, the proteins below share one genomic window:
- the flgG gene encoding flagellar basal-body rod protein FlgG yields MIRSLYIAKTGLDAQQTQLDVVSNNLANVGTTGFKRSRAVFEDLVYQNLRQSGAQSSDQTRLPSGLQVGTGVHVVATERIHSQGNLTKTDKPTDVAISGGGFFQVLMPDGTTSYTRDGSFQKDRDGQLVTASGFPVQPAITIPANATSITVGRDGIVSVVQAGSTNTVQIGQLQLATFVNPTGLESRGENLYAETDASGAPNQVNPGVDGAGTLSQGYVEASNVNVVEELVNMIATQRSYEINSKAVQTSDQMLQRLAQL; encoded by the coding sequence ATGATTCGTTCCCTCTACATCGCCAAGACCGGCCTCGATGCGCAGCAGACGCAGCTCGACGTCGTGTCGAACAACCTGGCCAACGTCGGCACCACCGGCTTCAAACGCAGCCGCGCCGTGTTCGAAGACCTGGTCTACCAGAACCTGCGCCAGAGCGGCGCCCAGTCGTCCGACCAGACCCGCCTGCCTTCGGGCCTGCAGGTCGGCACCGGCGTGCACGTGGTCGCCACCGAGCGCATCCACTCGCAAGGCAACCTCACCAAGACCGACAAGCCGACCGACGTGGCCATCAGCGGCGGCGGCTTCTTCCAGGTGCTGATGCCCGACGGCACCACCTCGTACACGCGCGACGGCTCGTTCCAGAAAGACCGCGACGGCCAGCTCGTGACCGCCAGCGGCTTCCCGGTGCAGCCCGCCATCACCATCCCGGCCAACGCCACCAGCATCACGGTGGGCCGCGACGGCATCGTGTCGGTGGTACAGGCAGGCAGCACGAACACCGTGCAGATCGGCCAGCTGCAGCTCGCGACCTTCGTCAACCCGACGGGCCTGGAAAGCCGTGGCGAGAACCTGTATGCCGAAACCGACGCCTCGGGCGCGCCCAACCAGGTGAACCCCGGCGTCGACGGCGCGGGCACGCTGAGCCAGGGTTACGTGGAGGCTTCGAACGTGAACGTGGTGGAAGAGCTGGTCAACATGATCGCCACCCAGCGTTCGTACGAAATCAACAGCAAGGCGGTCCAGACTTCGGACCAGATGCTGCAGCGCCTGGCCCAGCTGTGA
- a CDS encoding flagellar basal body L-ring protein FlgH yields MQGARLLRRGGAARVLVAMLVAALAAGCAQLPREPLVHQPMTARAESYAQLQPRRSPGAIFQDGPGANALFEDRRPRNIGDILTIVINEKVNATKNSGANASRAGSTTSVFAAIPKLIGGLLDGQDTKLSGTNSLTAKGGANANNTFSGVITVTVVDVMGNGNLLVSGEKQMGINQGTEFIRFSGVVNPRTVSGNNTVPSTLVADARIEYSAKGYIDEAQTMGWMQRIFLNVMPF; encoded by the coding sequence ATGCAGGGTGCGCGTCTTCTTCGTCGGGGCGGCGCCGCCAGGGTGCTGGTGGCGATGCTCGTCGCCGCGCTGGCCGCGGGCTGCGCGCAGTTGCCGCGCGAGCCGCTGGTGCACCAGCCGATGACGGCGCGCGCCGAGAGCTATGCGCAGCTGCAGCCGCGGCGCTCGCCCGGCGCGATCTTCCAGGACGGTCCGGGCGCCAACGCGCTGTTCGAGGACCGGCGCCCGCGCAACATCGGCGACATCCTGACCATCGTGATCAACGAGAAGGTCAATGCCACCAAGAACTCGGGCGCGAACGCCAGCCGCGCGGGCAGCACCACGAGCGTGTTCGCGGCGATTCCGAAACTCATCGGCGGCCTGCTCGACGGGCAGGACACCAAGCTCAGCGGCACCAACTCGCTCACCGCCAAGGGCGGCGCCAACGCCAACAACACCTTCAGCGGCGTGATCACGGTCACGGTGGTGGACGTGATGGGCAACGGCAACCTGCTGGTGAGCGGCGAGAAGCAGATGGGCATCAACCAGGGCACGGAGTTCATCCGCTTCTCTGGCGTGGTGAATCCGCGCACCGTGTCGGGCAACAACACCGTGCCTTCGACGCTGGTGGCCGACGCACGCATCGAGTACTCGGCCAAGGGCTACATCGACGAGGCCCAGACCATGGGTTGGATGCAGCGCATCTTCCTCAACGTCATGCCATTTTGA
- a CDS encoding threonine/serine dehydratase, with protein MNDKNTNRWRSEIESAAARLDARAGHFLRQTPLWKLPAAAFGVTAPGAEVWLKLEHMQVSGSFKARGMMNRLLANDIPESGVVVASGGNAGIATAAAAQALGVPCQVFLPGVSPEAKRARLRALGAEVVVVGQLYPDALAACLTRQKESGALLTHAYDQPEVVAGAGTLGREIEAQGGLPDAVLVSVGGGGLIGGLAGWFEKRARVVALEPEKAPTLLRAREAGEPVDVEVGGIAADSLGARRIGAIAWEITQQQVAQALLLSDESIRAAQQWLWKELKLAVEPAAALPLAALQTGAYVPREGEKVCLIVCGANVDPATVA; from the coding sequence TTGAACGACAAGAACACGAACCGCTGGCGCTCCGAAATCGAGAGCGCCGCCGCCAGGCTGGACGCGCGCGCCGGTCATTTCCTGCGCCAGACGCCGCTGTGGAAGCTACCGGCGGCCGCCTTCGGCGTCACGGCGCCGGGCGCCGAGGTCTGGCTCAAGCTCGAGCACATGCAGGTCAGCGGCAGCTTCAAGGCACGCGGCATGATGAACCGGCTGCTGGCCAACGACATTCCCGAAAGCGGCGTGGTCGTGGCTTCGGGCGGCAATGCCGGCATCGCCACCGCCGCCGCGGCGCAGGCGCTGGGCGTGCCTTGCCAGGTTTTCCTGCCGGGTGTCTCGCCGGAAGCCAAGCGTGCGCGCCTGCGCGCGCTGGGCGCCGAAGTGGTCGTCGTCGGCCAGCTCTATCCCGATGCGCTGGCGGCCTGCCTCACGCGCCAGAAGGAGTCCGGCGCCTTGCTCACGCACGCCTACGACCAGCCCGAAGTGGTGGCCGGCGCAGGCACGCTGGGCCGTGAAATCGAAGCGCAGGGCGGCCTGCCCGACGCGGTGCTCGTGAGCGTCGGCGGGGGCGGCCTGATCGGCGGCCTCGCCGGCTGGTTCGAGAAGCGCGCCCGCGTGGTGGCGCTGGAGCCCGAGAAGGCGCCGACCCTGTTGCGCGCCCGCGAAGCCGGCGAGCCGGTCGACGTCGAAGTGGGCGGCATCGCGGCCGACTCGCTCGGCGCGCGCCGCATCGGCGCCATCGCCTGGGAAATCACGCAGCAGCAGGTCGCGCAGGCGCTGCTGCTGTCCGACGAATCCATCCGCGCCGCGCAGCAGTGGCTGTGGAAGGAGCTCAAGCTCGCCGTGGAGCCGGCCGCCGCGCTGCCGCTGGCCGCGCTGCAAACGGGCGCCTATGTGCCGCGCGAAGGCGAGAAGGTGTGCCTGATCGTCTGCGGCGCCAACGTCGACCCCGCCACCGTCGCCTGA
- the flgA gene encoding flagellar basal body P-ring formation chaperone FlgA: MNLLQLRTRLLRTVLPTLLAMAACMAPAWASSAPAADAAGTAIQKYLQVQTAGLPGKVTISLEGRGTEALPPCEAPEAFLPPGATPWGRVSVGVRCQTERPWTRFVQAHVSVEGSYFVAARAIETGRPLGAGDVTERTGDLTRLPRSVITSAAELVGVVAANRIGPGAPLRKESVRGVTVIQQGQAVKLVAQGEGFVVSTEGKALSGARVGAVVQAKTREGRLVSGVADEEGQIQLAQ; this comes from the coding sequence ATGAACCTCCTACAGCTCCGGACCCGCCTGCTGCGCACCGTGCTGCCGACACTGCTGGCGATGGCCGCGTGCATGGCTCCCGCGTGGGCTTCTTCGGCACCCGCGGCCGATGCCGCCGGCACGGCCATCCAGAAATACCTGCAGGTGCAGACCGCCGGCCTGCCGGGCAAGGTCACGATCAGCCTGGAAGGCCGCGGCACCGAGGCGCTGCCGCCCTGCGAGGCGCCCGAGGCCTTCCTGCCGCCGGGCGCCACGCCGTGGGGCCGGGTGTCGGTCGGCGTGCGCTGCCAGACGGAGCGGCCCTGGACGCGCTTCGTGCAGGCGCACGTGTCGGTGGAAGGCAGCTATTTCGTGGCCGCGCGCGCCATCGAGACCGGCCGCCCGCTGGGCGCGGGCGACGTCACCGAGCGCACCGGCGACCTCACGCGGCTGCCGCGCTCCGTCATCACCAGCGCGGCCGAACTGGTCGGGGTGGTGGCGGCCAACCGCATCGGCCCGGGCGCGCCGCTGCGCAAGGAATCGGTGCGCGGGGTGACGGTCATCCAGCAGGGCCAGGCGGTGAAGCTGGTGGCCCAGGGCGAAGGATTCGTGGTCAGCACCGAGGGCAAGGCCCTGAGCGGGGCGAGGGTCGGCGCGGTGGTGCAGGCCAAGACCCGGGAGGGCCGGCTGGTCAGCGGCGTGGCGGACGAGGAGGGGCAGATCCAGCTCGCGCAGTAG
- a CDS encoding flagellar hook assembly protein FlgD has translation MAISDTSSISGQNASTATGNTVSSQDNEQRFLKLLVTQLNNQDPLNPMQNAELTSQLAQMSTVTGIEKLNTTLSGLVNQTGANQLLQATSLIGYNVLSPGDVLTTKKPEEGKDPATQAFGVQLPGTAADVTIKILDDKGNVVRTLDAGPMKEGVNAVTWDGKDEAGNAVAEGAYRFTVDAKNGTSAVTSTALTFSQVAAVKQGAGGVTLELGSGASIGLSDVRLFL, from the coding sequence ATGGCCATCTCCGACACATCTTCCATCTCCGGTCAGAACGCATCGACCGCGACCGGCAACACCGTCTCCAGCCAGGACAACGAGCAGCGCTTCCTCAAGCTGCTGGTCACGCAGCTCAACAACCAGGACCCGCTCAACCCGATGCAGAACGCCGAGCTCACCTCGCAGCTCGCGCAGATGAGCACCGTGACCGGCATCGAAAAGCTCAACACCACGCTCTCGGGCCTGGTGAACCAGACCGGCGCCAACCAGCTGCTGCAGGCGACCTCCCTCATCGGCTACAACGTGCTGTCGCCGGGCGACGTGCTCACCACCAAGAAGCCCGAAGAGGGCAAGGACCCCGCCACGCAGGCCTTCGGCGTGCAGCTGCCGGGCACCGCCGCGGACGTCACGATCAAGATCCTCGACGACAAGGGCAACGTGGTTCGTACCCTCGACGCCGGCCCCATGAAGGAAGGCGTCAACGCCGTCACCTGGGACGGCAAGGACGAGGCCGGAAACGCGGTCGCCGAAGGCGCCTACCGCTTCACCGTCGATGCCAAGAACGGCACCTCCGCCGTGACCTCCACCGCGCTCACCTTCTCGCAGGTGGCGGCCGTCAAGCAGGGCGCCGGCGGCGTCACGCTCGAACTGGGCTCGGGCGCCAGCATCGGCCTGTCCGACGTGCGCCTGTTCCTGTGA
- the flgC gene encoding flagellar basal body rod protein FlgC yields MPFPSSSMNIFNVAGSAMTAQSQRMNVTASNLANAESVAGPDGMPYRARQVVFEVAPSGHQDIGGVKVSGVIEDPSPPRMVFDPKSPHANGEGYVAMPNVNVVEEMTNMISASRSYQANVEVLNTAKTLMVKTLTIGQ; encoded by the coding sequence ATGCCGTTCCCAAGCAGTTCCATGAACATCTTCAACGTGGCGGGCTCGGCCATGACCGCGCAATCGCAGCGCATGAACGTGACCGCGAGCAACCTGGCCAACGCCGAGAGCGTGGCCGGCCCCGACGGCATGCCCTACCGCGCCAGGCAGGTGGTGTTCGAGGTCGCGCCTTCGGGCCACCAGGACATCGGCGGCGTGAAGGTGTCGGGCGTGATCGAAGACCCGTCGCCGCCCAGGATGGTGTTCGACCCCAAGAGCCCGCATGCCAACGGCGAAGGCTACGTCGCGATGCCCAACGTCAACGTGGTCGAAGAGATGACCAACATGATCTCGGCCTCGCGCAGCTACCAGGCCAACGTCGAAGTGCTCAACACGGCCAAGACGCTGATGGTCAAGACGCTGACCATCGGCCAGTAA
- the flgB gene encoding flagellar basal body rod protein FlgB — MIDKLDAALRFNREALNLRAERQEVLAANIAHADTPNYKARDFDFGSRLSEAVERGRASQSMSLATTSARHLAGQAQAMPDKDLLYRTPNQSSLDGNTVEMDVERIAFADNALRYESNLTVINAKIKSLLSAAQQ, encoded by the coding sequence ATGATCGACAAGCTGGATGCGGCGCTTCGCTTCAATCGCGAAGCCCTCAACCTCCGGGCCGAGCGCCAGGAGGTGCTCGCGGCCAATATCGCGCATGCCGACACGCCCAACTACAAGGCGCGCGACTTCGACTTCGGCAGCCGCCTGAGCGAAGCCGTCGAGCGCGGCCGCGCGTCGCAGTCGATGTCGCTGGCCACCACCTCGGCGCGCCATCTCGCGGGCCAGGCGCAGGCCATGCCCGACAAAGACCTGCTCTACCGCACGCCCAACCAGTCGAGCCTGGACGGCAACACCGTCGAGATGGACGTCGAGCGCATCGCCTTCGCCGACAACGCGCTGCGCTACGAGTCCAACCTCACCGTCATCAACGCCAAGATCAAGTCGCTGCTCTCCGCGGCGCAGCAGTAA
- a CDS encoding winged helix-turn-helix domain-containing protein codes for MNNAQGSRHVAMVGCDKAQAKAWGQRLQQIGCTSAPFDSSADFLSAVTNGAPFDLLLVVLKDEGAWPVLTAMCKALRIPIFLVVNALQRDLLNEVLAVTGNDSPGAGIDFAVLPVDDFEVELRVREALRRNETLLHPLSVSALFGSYHFLGSRKVVVHHGSEIRLKPREFELALLLFRNAGRLLEREWLLASLWVDSRIERKSRVLDCCVANIRRKLSLHKESEFVLHSVYGRGYELRHVPGSAGLPAMADSGFPDTSNEPTWLEETERARA; via the coding sequence ATGAACAACGCTCAAGGCTCGCGCCACGTGGCCATGGTGGGCTGCGACAAGGCCCAGGCGAAGGCCTGGGGCCAGCGCCTGCAGCAGATCGGCTGCACATCGGCGCCATTCGACTCCAGCGCCGATTTCCTGAGCGCCGTGACCAACGGCGCGCCATTCGACCTGCTGCTGGTCGTGCTCAAGGACGAAGGCGCCTGGCCGGTGCTCACCGCCATGTGCAAGGCGCTGCGCATTCCCATCTTCCTGGTGGTCAATGCACTGCAGCGCGACCTGCTGAACGAGGTGCTGGCGGTGACCGGTAACGATTCCCCCGGTGCCGGCATCGACTTCGCGGTGCTGCCGGTCGACGATTTCGAGGTGGAACTGCGCGTGCGCGAGGCGCTGCGCCGCAATGAAACCCTGCTGCACCCACTTTCGGTGAGCGCGCTGTTCGGCAGCTACCACTTCCTCGGCAGCCGCAAGGTGGTGGTGCACCACGGCAGCGAGATCCGGCTGAAGCCGCGCGAGTTCGAACTGGCGCTGCTGCTGTTCCGCAACGCGGGGCGGCTGCTGGAGCGTGAATGGCTGCTGGCCTCGCTGTGGGTCGATTCGCGGATCGAACGCAAAAGCCGCGTGCTCGACTGCTGCGTGGCGAACATCCGCCGCAAGCTGTCGCTGCACAAGGAAAGCGAGTTCGTCCTGCACTCGGTCTATGGACGGGGGTATGAGCTGCGGCACGTGCCGGGATCGGCAGGGTTGCCGGCCATGGCCGACAGCGGCTTTCCGGACACCTCCAACGAGCCCACCTGGCTAGAGGAAACAGAGCGCGCCCGGGCGTAA
- the flgM gene encoding flagellar biosynthesis anti-sigma factor FlgM — translation MKIDQPAPSATPLHRSPATGAAPMTGADAPERTKEAKEAARQASAHVHALPAATDGSDFDAARVAAIREDIRAGRYQVRPERIADGLLASVRDLLDGKKDGQ, via the coding sequence TTGAAAATCGATCAACCCGCCCCTTCGGCCACGCCCCTCCATCGCTCGCCCGCCACGGGCGCGGCCCCGATGACCGGCGCCGACGCGCCCGAGCGCACCAAGGAAGCCAAGGAAGCTGCGCGGCAGGCCTCCGCGCACGTCCATGCGCTGCCCGCGGCCACGGATGGCAGCGATTTCGACGCGGCCCGCGTGGCGGCGATCCGCGAGGACATCCGCGCGGGCCGCTACCAGGTGCGCCCGGAGCGCATCGCCGACGGCCTGCTGGCCAGCGTGCGCGACCTGCTCGACGGCAAGAAGGACGGCCAATGA
- a CDS encoding flagellar basal body rod protein FlgF — translation MDRMLYVAMSGAKQAMDQQATVANNMANVSTPGFRAQIANFRAVPVVGQEAPTRAFVAATTPGADFTHGPLTETGRALDLAVSGQGWLVVQTPDGGEAYTRVGNLQIGADGQITTMGGRAVMGDNGAMTVPPGSAVAIAPNGLVGARDPASGTLTGIAEVGRLKLVNPPTTDLVRGDDGLFRMREGLPPAQADEAVTVVTGAVEGSNVNPVEAMVAMLANARSFEMQMKSLQTADTNAQAANKLLAYG, via the coding sequence GTGGATCGAATGTTGTATGTCGCGATGAGCGGCGCCAAGCAGGCCATGGATCAGCAGGCCACCGTGGCCAACAACATGGCGAACGTCTCTACGCCGGGCTTCCGCGCGCAGATCGCCAACTTCCGCGCGGTGCCCGTGGTCGGCCAGGAGGCGCCCACGCGGGCCTTCGTGGCCGCGACCACGCCCGGTGCGGATTTCACGCACGGCCCGCTCACCGAAACCGGCCGCGCGCTCGACTTGGCCGTCAGCGGCCAGGGCTGGCTGGTGGTGCAGACGCCCGACGGCGGCGAGGCCTACACCCGCGTGGGCAACCTGCAGATCGGCGCCGACGGCCAGATCACCACCATGGGCGGACGCGCCGTGATGGGCGACAACGGCGCCATGACCGTGCCGCCCGGCTCGGCCGTGGCCATCGCGCCCAACGGCCTGGTCGGCGCGCGCGACCCCGCCTCGGGCACGCTCACCGGCATTGCCGAGGTGGGCCGCCTGAAGCTGGTCAACCCGCCCACCACCGACCTCGTGCGCGGCGACGACGGGCTCTTCCGCATGCGCGAAGGCCTGCCGCCGGCCCAGGCCGACGAGGCCGTCACTGTCGTCACCGGCGCGGTCGAGGGCAGCAACGTGAACCCGGTCGAGGCCATGGTCGCCATGCTCGCCAATGCACGCAGCTTCGAGATGCAGATGAAGTCGCTGCAGACCGCCGACACCAACGCGCAGGCGGCCAACAAGCTGCTGGCCTACGGCTGA
- a CDS encoding flagella synthesis protein FlgN, which translates to MNDAQALLARLRTEAACIGEFLAVLDREAKAMSAGVFTDLAAIASEKTRLLDRMAELDREREAMQAAMGYEPGRAGADAAAAGGGPELQQAWAELLVLAVQARSHNLRNGSMVYAHLDFTQQALHFLQASAQLFYGPDGIRKTQSGGGSRLAVG; encoded by the coding sequence ATGAACGACGCCCAGGCTCTGCTGGCCAGGCTGCGCACGGAAGCGGCCTGCATCGGGGAATTCCTGGCCGTGCTGGACCGGGAGGCCAAGGCCATGTCGGCCGGCGTTTTCACCGATCTCGCGGCCATCGCCAGCGAGAAGACCCGCCTGCTCGACCGCATGGCCGAGCTCGACCGCGAGCGCGAAGCCATGCAGGCGGCCATGGGCTACGAGCCGGGCCGCGCGGGCGCGGACGCCGCTGCGGCGGGCGGCGGCCCCGAACTGCAACAGGCCTGGGCCGAGCTGCTGGTGCTGGCGGTGCAGGCGCGCAGCCACAACCTGCGCAACGGCTCGATGGTGTACGCGCACCTCGATTTCACCCAGCAGGCGCTGCACTTCCTGCAGGCCAGCGCACAGCTCTTCTACGGCCCGGACGGCATCCGCAAGACGCAATCCGGCGGCGGAAGCCGCCTGGCAGTGGGTTGA
- the serS gene encoding serine--tRNA ligase, which translates to MLDITLLRKDLASAVAGLEKRKKNQPYLDVSAFTTLEAERKTLQTRTEEIQARRNSLNKQIGPLKAKGESVDALMAEVNALKAEQESQSRRLEEIQPELQALLLAVPNLPHASVPLGEDESGNVEMRRWAPQGGAGANAKPLGFAARDHVDLGAPLGLDFEMGAKLAGSRFTVMKGPIARLHRALAQFMLDMQTEKHGYTECYVPYIVNAATLSGTGQLPKFEGDLFAAKKGGQDGEPAPDHSALYLIPTSEVPLTNFVRDEVVAESQLPIKVTAHTPCFRSEAGSAGRDTRGMIRQHQFDKVEMVQIVHPEKSYDALEEMTGHAEAVLQALELPYRVVLLCTGDMGFGSTKTYDLEVWLPAQDTYREISSVSNCEAFQARRLQARFKNAQGKNELVHTLNGSGLAVGRALVAVLENHQNEDGSINVPAALRPYIGGAEVLRA; encoded by the coding sequence ATGCTCGACATCACCCTGCTCCGCAAAGACCTGGCCTCCGCCGTGGCCGGCCTTGAAAAACGCAAGAAAAACCAGCCTTACCTCGACGTGTCGGCGTTCACCACGCTCGAGGCCGAGCGCAAGACGCTGCAAACCCGCACCGAGGAAATCCAGGCGCGCCGCAATTCGCTGAACAAGCAGATCGGCCCGCTCAAGGCCAAGGGCGAGTCGGTGGATGCGCTGATGGCCGAAGTCAACGCGCTCAAGGCCGAGCAGGAATCGCAGTCCAGACGCCTCGAAGAAATCCAGCCCGAGCTGCAGGCCCTGCTGCTCGCCGTGCCCAACCTGCCGCACGCCAGCGTGCCGCTGGGCGAAGACGAGAGCGGCAACGTCGAAATGCGCCGCTGGGCCCCGCAGGGCGGCGCCGGCGCCAACGCCAAGCCGCTGGGCTTTGCCGCCAGAGACCATGTCGACCTGGGTGCGCCGCTGGGCCTCGATTTCGAGATGGGCGCCAAGCTCGCGGGCTCGCGCTTCACCGTGATGAAGGGCCCGATCGCCCGCCTGCACCGCGCGCTTGCGCAGTTCATGCTCGACATGCAGACCGAGAAGCACGGCTACACCGAGTGCTACGTGCCCTACATCGTCAATGCCGCCACGCTCAGCGGCACCGGCCAGTTGCCCAAGTTCGAGGGCGACCTGTTCGCCGCGAAGAAGGGCGGCCAGGACGGCGAGCCGGCGCCCGACCATTCGGCGCTGTACCTCATTCCCACCAGCGAAGTGCCGCTGACCAACTTCGTGCGCGACGAGGTGGTGGCCGAGTCGCAACTGCCGATCAAGGTCACGGCCCACACGCCGTGCTTCCGCTCCGAAGCCGGCAGCGCCGGCCGCGACACGCGCGGCATGATCCGCCAGCACCAGTTCGACAAGGTCGAGATGGTGCAGATCGTGCACCCAGAAAAGAGCTACGACGCGCTCGAAGAGATGACGGGGCACGCCGAAGCCGTGCTGCAGGCCTTGGAGCTGCCGTACCGTGTGGTGCTGTTGTGCACGGGTGACATGGGCTTCGGCTCCACCAAGACCTACGACCTCGAGGTTTGGCTGCCGGCGCAGGACACCTACCGCGAGATCAGTTCGGTCTCCAACTGCGAAGCCTTCCAGGCACGGCGCCTGCAGGCCCGCTTCAAGAACGCGCAGGGCAAGAACGAACTCGTGCACACGCTCAACGGCTCCGGCCTTGCCGTGGGACGCGCGCTGGTGGCCGTGTTGGAGAACCATCAGAACGAAGACGGCTCGATCAACGTGCCGGCCGCGTTGCGGCCGTACATCGGCGGCGCCGAAGTTTTGCGCGCCTGA
- the flgE gene encoding flagellar hook protein FlgE, producing the protein MSFSQGISGLGVAAANLDVIGNNIANSGTVGYKSAAATFQDVYAGSRVGLGASVSGVVQNFTQGVTQSSSRPLDVAILNGDGFFRLSSATGEVAYSRNGQFTRDKDGYIVNASGLRLTGYGVNASGGINGGTPSAIQIPTASMTPSATGNVNAEFNLDARLGVPAKTPFNPADSGTFNYSNALGPVYDSLGNPHDLSVYFVKSATPANTWNVYGTADGAPLNAGAALTTLTFDSKGVMTAPAGGKLSTGAITFTNGAAPLTASIDLSGTTQFGAANGMSKLSQDGYRSGELTSFSINPDGTITGKFSNEQTKLLGQVVLSSFANPNGLEPKGNNVWGETLASGNALTGTPGEGTKLGSLKSGALESSNVDLTSELVNLIVAQRNYQANAQTVKTQDQVMQTLMNIR; encoded by the coding sequence ATGAGCTTTTCCCAGGGCATCAGCGGACTCGGCGTGGCCGCGGCCAACCTCGACGTCATCGGCAACAACATCGCCAACTCGGGCACCGTGGGCTACAAGTCCGCCGCCGCCACCTTCCAGGACGTGTATGCCGGCTCGCGCGTCGGCCTCGGTGCCTCGGTGTCGGGCGTGGTGCAGAACTTCACGCAGGGCGTGACGCAGTCGAGCAGCCGTCCGCTGGACGTGGCCATCCTGAACGGCGACGGCTTCTTCCGCCTGAGCAGCGCCACCGGCGAGGTCGCGTATTCGCGCAACGGCCAGTTCACCCGCGACAAGGACGGCTACATCGTCAATGCATCCGGCCTGCGCCTGACGGGCTACGGCGTGAACGCCAGCGGCGGCATCAACGGCGGCACGCCGTCGGCCATCCAGATCCCGACCGCGTCGATGACCCCCAGCGCCACCGGCAACGTCAATGCCGAGTTCAACCTCGACGCGCGCCTCGGCGTACCCGCCAAGACGCCGTTCAACCCGGCCGACTCCGGCACGTTCAACTACTCGAACGCCCTCGGCCCGGTGTACGACTCGCTCGGCAATCCGCATGACCTGTCCGTGTACTTCGTGAAGAGCGCCACGCCGGCCAACACCTGGAACGTGTACGGCACCGCCGACGGCGCGCCGCTGAACGCGGGCGCCGCGCTCACCACGCTCACGTTCGACAGCAAGGGCGTGATGACCGCGCCGGCCGGCGGCAAGCTGAGCACCGGCGCCATCACCTTCACCAACGGCGCGGCACCGCTGACCGCGTCGATTGACCTGTCGGGCACCACCCAGTTCGGCGCCGCCAACGGCATGAGCAAGCTGAGCCAGGACGGCTACCGTTCGGGCGAACTGACCTCGTTCTCCATCAACCCCGACGGCACCATCACCGGCAAGTTCTCCAACGAGCAGACCAAGCTGCTGGGCCAGGTCGTGCTGTCGTCCTTCGCCAACCCGAACGGCCTGGAGCCCAAGGGCAACAACGTGTGGGGCGAGACGCTGGCTTCGGGCAACGCGCTCACCGGCACGCCCGGCGAGGGCACCAAGCTCGGCTCGCTGAAGTCGGGCGCACTGGAGTCGTCCAACGTCGACCTGACCTCCGAACTCGTCAACCTCATCGTCGCGCAGCGCAACTACCAGGCCAACGCGCAGACCGTGAAGACGCAGGACCAGGTCATGCAGACGCTGATGAACATCCGCTGA